The following proteins are encoded in a genomic region of Actinomadura sp. NAK00032:
- a CDS encoding DUF5998 family protein has product MRETRATASGLRTAIERSGYYPALVADAVESAVGDEPVVAYVVHHEATFDPAMEVRRHVTVLVLSATRLLVCHTDEHPPGEGMAQPHASTTTEAVKLERVQSVAVTRVVPDPASYVPGVPPTEVVLTIGWGAIAHIDLEPATCGDENCEADHGYTGSVTADDLSLRVSEAADGADAVTQVLAFAEELSAATAR; this is encoded by the coding sequence ATGAGGGAAACCCGAGCGACCGCAAGCGGGTTGCGCACGGCGATCGAGCGCAGCGGTTACTACCCGGCCCTGGTCGCGGACGCGGTCGAGTCGGCCGTCGGCGACGAGCCCGTCGTCGCCTACGTCGTGCACCACGAGGCGACCTTCGACCCCGCGATGGAGGTGCGGCGGCACGTCACGGTGCTCGTGCTGTCCGCGACCCGGCTGCTGGTGTGCCACACCGACGAGCACCCGCCCGGCGAGGGGATGGCCCAGCCGCACGCGTCCACCACCACCGAGGCCGTCAAGCTGGAACGCGTCCAGTCGGTCGCGGTGACCCGCGTCGTCCCGGACCCCGCGTCCTACGTGCCGGGCGTCCCGCCCACCGAGGTCGTGCTGACCATCGGCTGGGGCGCGATCGCGCACATCGACCTCGAACCCGCCACGTGCGGCGACGAGAACTGCGAGGCCGACCACGGCTACACCGGCAGCGTCACCGCCGACGACCTGTCCCTGCGAGTCAGCGAGGCCGCCGACGGCGCCGACGCGGTCACCCAGGTCCTGGCGTTCGCGGAGGAGCTCTCGGCGGCGACCGCTCGGTGA